In one Bacteroidota bacterium genomic region, the following are encoded:
- a CDS encoding CapA family protein yields MKRYCQTIIICVFCLSVFFNNSMAQKISPASHDTISIMAVGDIMPGTNFPSADYLPPDNGKSIFNPVKELLQNADLTFGNLEGALLDSGGTVKKCQDMNKCYAFRIPEHYINYFTEAGFDLLNIANNHSGDFGNTGRASTMKVLDAAGIYYAGLRSCPSVIFKKDGLTYGFCAFSPFTGTMDILQTDTARAIVAHLDSLCDIVIVSIHAGAEGAAYRHVTRQTELFYDEDRGNMYQFSHAMIDAGADVILGHGPHVTRAVELYKNRFIAYSLGNFCTYARFNLKGSNGVAPAIKIYTNLKGEFLKAQVFSIKQTGEGGPVPDDEYTAIKELIELTASDFPESPLTISLQGKIEVRR; encoded by the coding sequence ATGAAAAGGTATTGCCAAACTATCATAATCTGTGTTTTCTGCCTCAGCGTTTTCTTCAATAATTCCATGGCGCAGAAAATTTCGCCTGCTTCTCACGACACCATCAGCATCATGGCAGTCGGCGACATCATGCCCGGAACCAATTTCCCTTCGGCCGACTATCTTCCGCCCGACAACGGAAAAAGCATTTTTAATCCCGTGAAAGAACTGCTTCAAAATGCCGACCTCACCTTCGGGAATCTCGAAGGCGCACTGCTCGACAGCGGCGGCACGGTCAAGAAATGCCAGGACATGAATAAATGCTATGCATTCCGCATCCCTGAGCACTACATCAACTATTTTACCGAGGCGGGATTTGACCTGCTCAACATTGCCAATAACCACTCCGGCGACTTTGGCAATACCGGCCGTGCTTCTACCATGAAAGTGCTGGACGCCGCCGGAATATATTATGCGGGACTCCGCTCCTGCCCTTCGGTAATCTTCAAGAAGGATGGGCTGACCTATGGTTTCTGTGCCTTCTCTCCCTTTACGGGGACAATGGATATTCTGCAGACCGACACCGCCAGAGCCATAGTCGCACACCTTGATTCGCTCTGCGATATTGTGATTGTTTCCATTCATGCCGGAGCAGAAGGAGCTGCCTACCGTCATGTTACCCGACAAACGGAGCTGTTTTACGACGAAGACAGAGGCAATATGTATCAATTTTCGCACGCCATGATTGATGCCGGTGCGGATGTTATTCTCGGCCACGGCCCCCATGTTACCAGAGCCGTTGAATTATATAAGAACCGGTTCATTGCATACAGCCTGGGTAATTTCTGCACCTATGCCCGTTTTAATTTAAAAGGCAGCAACGGCGTAGCTCCCGCCATAAAAATATATACAAATTTAAAAGGCGAATTCCTGAAAGCTCAGGTGTTTTCCATTAAACAAACCGGCGAAGGCGGTCCCGTTCCGGATGATGAATACACAGCAATCAAAGAACTGATAGAACTTACCGCGTCCGATTTCCCCGAATCACCCTTAACCATATCACTGCAAGGGAAAATAGAAGTTAGAAGATAG
- a CDS encoding C40 family peptidase, whose product MGFRNSFLCTLLLTLFFVTAIVVSDIFSRPGYVIYEQYNDSISKDSLNKKDTLVYKETMIDSAIAFGKKFLGLKYRYGGTTEAGFDCSGYVSYLFSKFGYKLPHSSAGMGTVGYPIDMKEARKGDLILFKGRSTKSSRVGHVALIIAVDSGNITMMHSCHRGVLIEKYNNSAYYKARYLMCRRYNF is encoded by the coding sequence ATGGGTTTCAGAAATAGTTTTCTCTGCACGTTACTTCTTACATTGTTTTTTGTTACGGCAATTGTAGTATCTGATATTTTCAGCCGTCCGGGCTATGTTATTTACGAACAATACAATGATTCCATCAGTAAGGATTCACTGAACAAGAAGGATACGCTTGTTTACAAAGAAACGATGATAGACAGCGCCATTGCTTTCGGGAAGAAATTTCTTGGATTGAAATACCGTTACGGAGGAACTACCGAAGCCGGGTTCGACTGTTCGGGTTATGTTTCATATCTGTTTTCCAAATTTGGTTATAAACTCCCGCATTCTTCTGCAGGAATGGGAACGGTAGGATATCCGATTGATATGAAGGAAGCGCGCAAAGGCGACCTTATTCTTTTCAAAGGCCGCAGCACCAAAAGCAGCAGAGTGGGCCACGTGGCGCTTATTATTGCTGTGGATTCGGGCAATATCACCATGATGCACTCCTGCCACCGGGGTGTGCTTATTGAAAAATACAACAACAGCGCGTATTACAAAGCCCGCTATCTGATGTGCCGCCGTTATAATTTTTAG